The region CAAGGGTTATACAAAGATAATAATATGAGTATGTTTGGTGGAATTGGCTGTTTACCTCTATTAATTCAAATGCCTATTTTTACCGCACTATTCTTTACAATTAAATATATGCCTGGTATTGAAGGGGCTACTTTCTTAGGAATTAGCCTAGGCCAACGTAGCTTGATCTTAACTATATTAGCAGCTCTTAGTTATTTATTACAAAGCTACTTAGGAATGATCGGGATGCCTGAAGAACAGAAAAAACAAATGAAATCGATGATGATCATGTCACCATTGATGATTGGATTTATGTCATTTAGTGCTCCTGCTGGAGTAACTTTATATTGGGTTATCGGAGGTATCTTTAGTTGTGTGCAAACCTTAATTGCTAACTTATACCAACGTCCTAAAATTCGTAAACAAGTGGCAGAAGAATTCCGTAAAAACCCACCTAAACCAGTTTCAGCTTACACAGACAATATCAAACCAGCTGAAAAAGTAACCCCAACAAATGCCCAAAAATCAAAAACTTTAAATACAGGGTCTCAAAAAAATAAAAAAAATAACGGTGGGCGCAATGCCGGTCGTCAACAAAAACGTCAAAAATAAAAAAAGAACTCCGATTAAGCCCGGAGTTCTTTTTTTGTAGGCTTTAATTTTTTCACTTAACTTGCCTTAAATAGTGTCTATTAAACCTCTATAAACCTTGATATTAAAGGTTTTATACAACTTATGAATTATTTCTGTTTTTTTTCAAGTAAATGCGAAATTTAACATAGTTAAATAGATTCATTTATGGTAACATTGGAATGTAATTGGATAAAAATAATATTAACTATGTGAGGAGATTTTTTAATGTTTTCAAGAAATAAAAAAGACCAGTTTGGCGAATTATTGCAAGACATGACAGTAAATCTACAAGAAGCTGCAGCATATTTTTCATCTTTTTCTCCTGAGAAACTAGAAGATATCACTGTTTTCTCAGAAACAATTAATAATTATGAGTCAAAAGGTGACAAAATGGTCTATCAAATGATTGTTGCTCTTAATGACACATTTATCACACCCATTGAACGTGAAGACATGTTAGAACTGACTAACCGTATTGATGATGTCTTAGATGCTATGGAAAAAGCTGCACTATCATTTGAAATCTGTCACTTATCTAAATTTAATGACGTGATTACGAAAATGGCAACTGAAATTAGTGGTGCCACTCAAGAAATCGCTTCTGCTGTAGACTGTATGTTTACAAAAAATCTAAAAGTGATTAATACACATTCAAAAAAAATCAAAAGACATGAATCTAAATGTGATGATCTTTATCGTGAAGCACTACTTGCTTTATTCCAAGAAGAAGAAGATCCAATCCGCTTAATTCGTTACAAAACAGTTTATGAAAATCTTGAAGAGATCGCTAATTTCTGTGAAGATGTTTCTAAAACATTAAACTCTATCGTTATGAAGAACGCTTAGGGGGCTAATATATAATGGATCAATTGTTTATTTTAACCGTTGTAATCGTTGCCTGTTCGTTAGTTTTTGACTTGATCAATGGTTTCCATGATACAGCTAATGCTATCGCGACAAGCGTTTCAACTAAAGCACTAAAACCTAAACATGCTATTATGCTAGCGGCCTGCATGAACTTCTTAGGAGCGCTACTTTTCCAAGGTGTGGCTAAAAGAATTACAGATGATATCGTCCTATCATCTACCTTTGATTTACCACACGTCAACATGCAAGTAGTATTGATCTCAGCTTTACTTTCAGCTATTGCATGGAACTTAATCACTTGGTACTTTGGTATTCCAAGCAGTTCCTCACATGCTTTAATCGGATCAATTGCTGGCGCTACAGTTGCAGCAGCTGGTTTCTCAGCTATTAACAAAACTGGCTTATTAGAAATATTTGGTGGTTTGATTCTATCACCTGTCTTAGCATTCTTTGTTGGTTATATTGTATATACCATCATTAAATTTATTTTTAAAAATCATAATTTATCACGAGCTAATCGAAATTTTCGTTTATTTCAGATTTTAACAGCAGCTCTACAATCATTCACTCACGGAACAAATGATGCTCAAAAAGCCATGGGGATTATCACAATGGCTTTAATCGCTGGTGGCTATCAATCTGGTAGCGATGTTCAAACTTGGGTACAAATTGCTTGTGCGACTGCCATGGCAATTGGAACAAGTATTGGTGGTTGGAAAATTATTAAAACCGTTGGTGGAAAAATCATGAAAATTAAACCCGTGACAGGTGTGGCTGCAGATATTAGTTCTGTTATGGTTATTTTCAGTGCGACACTCTTACACTTACCCGTTAGTACTACTCATGTAATCAGTTCAGCCATTATGGGTGTGGGAACGTCACATCGTCCTAAAGGAGTGAAGTGGGATACTGGTAAACGGATGCTATTTACTTGGGTTATTACCTTACCGGTTTCAGCTATTATTTCAACAATCATTTTTAGTATTTTAAATCTTATTATTAAATAAAAAAAGGGAAGCAATTAATTGCTTCCCTTTTTTTATATCTATTATGACTTTTTATTCTCTTTTTTATCTTCCACTACTTTTTCTTCCTCTACCATAGGTAGAAATATTCTAAAAATAGTCCCAACTCCTAAGGCACTTTCTGCTAAAATATGACCACCATAACTTTCTACCAATTCTTTGGCAATGGATAAACCTAAACCATTTCCACCTTTATGACGGCTACGAGCTTTATCAACTCGATAAAAACGGTTGAAAATTTGCGTAATATCTTCTTCATCAATACCTTCTCCAAAATCTTGGATAGCAATCTCTAAATCTGAACGTGTGGAAGAAACTGACATGTGGATTTCTTTACGTTCACGAGAATATTTTACTGCATTATCTAAAATAATAATTAATAACTGTTCAAAATGATGGCGATAAATTTTTACTTTACGTTCTTTATAAAGGTCATCATCTAAAATAAAAGTAAAATCTGGATATAAAATTTCAAAGTTATTAAATGTTTGATGCGTCACTTCTTTAGCTAGTGAAATATCATTTTTATGCTGAAATTCGACCTGTTCAAGACGAGATAAATCTAACATTTCTTGGACTAAACTCTTCATACGAATAATCTCTTGTAACGAGGCTTCTAAGGACTCTTCCAAAACTTCTGGATCATCTTTACCCCAACGATTTAAAAGCTTAAGATGGCCTTCAATAATCGCAACAGGGGTTCTCAACTCATGAGAGACATCTTCCACAAATTGCTGTTGTTGCTCAATGAATTTTTGCATGCGATCTAACATGTCATTAAATACTTCGGTCAAATCAGAAAATTCATCTTTACTCTGTAACTCGGGCAATCTAACATTTGATTGAGGGTCTGTTTTAATCACATTGATAATCTGTGTCATCTTTTTAAGTGGTTTTAAAAAATAAGAAGATAAAATAAAACCTAGCGTCAAACTAATCAAAGTCCCACCGGCAATTAATAAAATCATCGTACTTAATAATTTCGTTTTAATTGTTTGAACTGAACTTAAATCATAAAATAATTGCGTATAACCTATCAATTCTTTCGTTTTATTTGAATAGACGGGTTGCGTTGCTAAAAAGCCAGTTTGCTTACCGATTTGGGATTCTTTCATTTCACTTTTTTCACTTCCACGATAGTCCCAGTTTTCACTTTGTGTTTCAAAAATTAGTTTTTTTGACTTATTATAGACTGTCACATTTAATTCAGGTTGAGCTAGCTCTGAGATAAAACTATTTAACTGGATTAAATTAGCTTCAATCGTTTTATTATTAGGACTGCCAGGTAAATTTTCTTTGTCCCCTTTTAAATAGAATGCTGTGGTTTTCATTGATAAACTATGGTCCGACTGCTCGAGACGTTGTGTTATTTCATTAGAGGTATTTTTCAAATTCGTTTTTTCTTCTCTAACCAATAGATCCGTACTTGTCTTGTAGGTAACAAAAGCAAAAATGCTAAACAAGAGAAAAATGAACATTGAAGTTAACAACGTCCACTTGACTGTAATCACTAAATTGGTAGCAAAAAAATTACGACATTTTTTAAAGAATGATTTCATTAAGATCTCATCACATAACCCGTTCCACGAACAGTTTGAATGTAACTTTCTTCGCCGGGTACATCAATTTTATTTCTTAAGTATCTAATATAAACATCTACTACATTGGTCTCTACCTCTGTTTCATAACCCCAAACCTTATTTAGTAAAACATCACGTGCTAATACAACATTTACATTTTCCATTAAAGCAAGTAATAACTCATATTCACGTTTAGTCAATTCTATCACTTCATTGTCACGACGAACAATTCGGTTCTCTTTTTCAATTGTCAAATTACGATAGGAAAGAGTCGTTTGTTTCATAACATTTTTATCGCCTTCAATATCAATTCGACGTAACAAGGCTCTTAATCGTGCTAATAGTTCTTCAATAGCAAACGGTTTGACGATATAATCGTCTGCTCCATGGTCTAAACCTGAGACACGATCAATCACAGAGTCTCTAGCCGTCATCATTATAATCGGCGTATTCTTAGTTTGTCTGATACGACGACATACTTCTAAACCATTTAGTTCAGGTAACATCAAGTCTAATAAGATTGCATCCCAATCGCTTCCTAAAGCAGCTTCTAAGCCAGTACGTCCATTGTAGTGAACTTCCACATGATAACCTTCATGTTTTAGTTCTAACTCCACGAAGCGGGCTAAATTCTTTTCATCTTCGATGATTAAAATATTACTCATTTATGGTAATTCCTTTCTTTTTTAGGGTATTCCTAAAGCTCTTTTTTATTATAACGATATATGAGCTAAAAAGCCAATGTATCTTACCTATGTCAGCAATTACTTCAAAAAATAAGAAAAATATCCTTCTTCTTAAAACGGTTTCTTTTAATCAGCAAAAAAGAAGACTGACCATTTCAATAATACACTCCGAAATAAAAAGTCTTCTTTTTGCTGAATCTAACTATTAATTAATAAAAAACACTTATTTTTCACTATACCAATCATAATGGAATGTGCCCTCTTTGTCTTTACGTTTATAAGTATGAGCGCCAAAATAATCGCGTTGTGCTTGAATAATATTAGCAGGTAAATTTTCGCTACGATATGAATCATAGTAAGAAATAGCTGATGAGAATGTCGGAACTGGTACACCGGCTTGGATAGCTACCGCGACTACATCACGGACAGATTGTTGATATTTTTGTGTAATATCATTGAAATAGTCATCTAACAATAGATTTTTCAAATCAGCTTGGCGATCATAGGCATCAGTAATTTTTTGTAAGAATTTAGCACGGATGATACATCCCTCACGGAAAATTTTAGCAATTTCACCATACTCTAAATCCCAACCAAACTCTTCACTAGCGATACGAAGTTGAGCAAAACCTTGAGCGTAACTCATGATTTTACTAAAGTACAACGCCTCACGGACTTTTTCAACAAATTCTTTTATATCACCTTCAAATGCCTTAACGGCTGGTGCTGGAATAATTTTGCTAGCAGCCACTCGTTCATCTTTCATAGCTGAAATATAGCGAGCGAATACTGATTCAGTAATTAGAGGTAATGGGACACCTAAATCTAGCGCACTTTGGCTTGTCCATTTTCCTGTTCCTTTATTACCTGCAGCATCTAAAATAACATCTACAACAGGTTTTCCTGTCTCATCATCTTTACGGGTTAAAATATCAGATGTTATTTCGATTAAATAGCTATCTAATTCACCTTTGTTCCACTCTGTAAAGATTTCAGCACATTCTTCTACTGATAAATCTAATAATTTCGTTAAAATATCATATGATTCAGCAATTAGTTGCATGTCACCATATTCGATCCCGTTATGTGCCATTTTCACATAGTGACCGGCACCATTTGGTCCAATATAAGTCACACATGGTTCACCGTCTTCTGCTACAGCAGCAATCTTTTCAAAAATTGGCGCAACTAAATCATAGGCTTCTTTTTGACCACCTGGCATAATTGAAGGGCCTTTAAGTGCTCCTTCTTCTCCACCAGAAACACCTGTTCCAATAAAGTTAATACCTGAGTTGGCTAATTCTTCATTACGACGAATAGTATCTTGGAAGAAAGTATTACCACCATCAATCAAAATATCACCCTTATCTAAATGCGGTAATAAACTTTGAATTGTTTTATCCGTAGCATCTCCCGCTTGGACCATTAACATGATGCGACGTGGTTTTTCTAAAGATGTAACAAACTCTTCAATTGTATAAGTTGGTACTAATTTTTTATCTCCATGTTCAGCAATGACTTCCTCGGTTCTTGAAGCAGTACGATTAAATATTGAAACTGAATAACCGCGACTTTCAATATTTAAAGCTAAATTTTTCCCCATAACAGCCATACCAACGACACCAATTTGTTGTTTAGACATGATTTTCCTCCTAATTAACTCTGAATGAAAGAAGTCTAAAAATATTATAATTTCAGACCCTATAATTTTATTATAGCGTATTTAAAGTTTTTTTTAAACAAGCATGACTTATTTAAAAGTTTTTTTTACTTAAAATTTTTGTTTTTTTATATAACAAAAAATCCCTTAGACTCCATGGTTGTCTAAGGGATTTAAACATTTCGAAAATGTTATTATGCTTCTGTTGTTTTAACGTCTTTACCATCGTAATGACCACAAGCTGGACATACGTGGTGGCTACGTTTCATTTCGCCACAGTTCGCACAAGTGCTCATACCAGGTACTGATAATTTGTAATGTGTACGACGCTTAGCTTTTTTAGCTTTTGAAGTTCTTCTAGCAGGTACTGCCATATTAACTACACCTCCTTAAATCATTTAGTACAAACAAGCAAGCTTATTTATACCATCTATTCCAATCTTACTTGTCATCGGAATCTTTATTATTATCTAATAAAGCTGACAATTTAGCAAGACGAGGATCAATATTAGTTTCTTCTTGTTGCTCTTGTTTTTGATAGTAGGCATCTTCAGACATCAATTCCCACGATTGACCTTTGACTGTTGCATCATTTAGTTTTTCTTCTTCAGTCAAAACTTGTAATGGTAAAGCAAGTAGTAAGTGATCTTCTACAGCTTCTGTCAAGTCAATAAGATCTTTTTCTAAAACCATTACAATCTCATCTGAGGCGATTAGCTCTTTTTGCGAAGCAAACTGCTCAGGCGTCATATAAATTTCCATTACATCTAATGACATTGGATAAGGTACTGGTTCTAATGAACGGGTTGATGCTAAGGTTAAGACTGTCTCGATGTTAAAATTGACAATATACTCAGTCTGATTGACCGTTAAAGTGCCTGTCACCCTAACTGGTTCGGCTGTGATAATCCCTGGGTCTCTTTGAGTCAGTGATACACTGACATCAGCTGTTTCTGAAAAGACTAGTGGTTCATCTCTGTATTTTTTCAATTCTAATAGTGACCATTTCATTCTTTTTTCACCTCTAAGCAACAAAAGTTATTATACTAGGCTTAGAAATGTTTGTCAATGATATTTTCTTGACAGACTCAACTAAAGCTCTTAAACAATTCAGTTGAGAAACGTTGATAAATCAACATTTCCACTTCTATTTAGACTATTTTATAACAATTTTGCTGACTTTCTTTTTATTTTTAATTATTTAAACGGCGATTTTTACCGACCATTTTAATCTCTTTGGATAAATAACGGATTCTTTCCATAATACGTTTTGCTTTTAAAGGTTCTTCTCCTTTTGTTGTGGTTGATAAGTGTTCTTTCTCTAATTGATCCATGCTTAAATTGGAACTAAAAAATGTTGGCAGTTGTTCTTGCATACGGTACTGTAAAATAACGCCTAGAACATCGTCTCTAATCCAAGGACTCAAAGACTCTGCGCCAATATCATCTAGCATCAAAATCTCAGCTTTTTTAATCGCATCGACTTTATCTACCACACTATTACTGCCAATAGCTGCCTTCATTTCAGTAGCCAAAGAAGAGAAATTTAAAAGCGTTGTTTGAACCTCATGGTCGGCTAACTCATTGGCAATGGCACCTAATAGATACGTCTTCCCCACACCAAAAGAACCTTGTAAATATAATCCTTGGTGAAACTCTTTGGGATTTTCTGTATATGAACGAATAAAGAAAAAAGCTTCAGCTAAGGCTTCTTTACGTTCACTAGACACGGTATAGTTATCAATACTTGCCTCTTTAATATCTTTTGGTACATTCATCGTCTTCACACGATTACTCAATTCTTGTGCCGCTTTTTTTGCTAATAATTCTTTAGTTGGAACATATGTCACGTCAATAAAATGAAAATTCATAAATAATTGCGGTTCATAACCGGGTGCAATCATTGTTGGATCATTTAACTTAAACTTCTTTTTTTCTTGAACAAATTCATACAATTTAGCATAACTTTTTGTAATAGCCTCATCAGTCAATTCTTCTCGGTGTTCTAAAATAAACTGAGCCACATCTGGATCTTCCATGACGTTGTTTACAAGTTCATCAAAACGAGAGCTCCAATTTTTCTTATCTAATACCTTGGTCAATTCATTTCCGACATTTTCCATTAACTTCCACCCTCTTCCTTAGGCTTTCTTAATTGACGCAGTTGTTCTTTGAAGAATTCTTCCTCTTCTTTAGAAACTGGCGTTTCTTCATTTTTCTGATCTACCCATTCTGGTAAACTTTCTTTTTTCAGTGGTATTTTACTGTTGTAGTAACGTTTTTGATTAGTCCCTTTTTTGGTATGTTGTGACTCCCCAGTTTCTAAAACCAATTCTTTCACTTTGGTTAGGGCATCTTCAGGTGTTTTAATACGAGATTGAGCCCAATCATTGGCAATTGAATTGGCATATTTAGCATTTAACATCTTATTATCTTTTGCAACCAAAATAAAATGTACCAGCACATTTATCACCGCATCAGGTAAACCTGATTGTTTCACAATATTTTCTAAAGCCCAACGCTCCTCATTCGCCACAAAGCCACCTTTTTGACGTTTTAAGGTATCCAAGAAAACCATAGGGTTAAATGCCTCACTTGACAAAATAACGTTTACCTCTACTGGTGTGAAGCCTTTTTGTAGTAAGGTGTTTTTTCGACGAACTTTTTGTTCTTCCTTCGTCAACTCACCTGTCGAATCGTCTGCTAGCGGCGTCTCGACTATTTGCTTTTTAGGTTTATGATACTGCTTAATAATTTGTTGGCGCAAACTATTCAAGTTGACTTTATTAGTGCTATAGTCAATTTCGGGCTCCAAGAGTCGCTTCATTTCTAACTCATCAATCCCGTATAATTTATGTAAAGTGTATATGGTCTCTTGACCTTCTTCTTCTAAATGTACCTTGTCCAAATACAGACCATTTAAAGATTCTAAAAAATAATCCCAATCAAAGCTAGCGTCTTTTACCGTTATCTTAGGCGTCGGTACTTGTTCAAGTTGAGCTTTAGTTTGGCTAAATAACTCTTGATGAGAACTCATACTCTGCTCGTGCCATTCGTAGACGTCTAAAAACTTCTGAGTTATTTCTAAATAATCTGATGTATCAATTTTTGGAATTCTAAAGCGTTTAACCAATTGTTCATACTTTACTTGTCCAACACTATCTATCAATAATAGACTCAACACATCATCGCTAAGGAAAGCTTGAGCTGTTTGCGGAGGAAAGAGTTCATACAAAAAGCGTCGTTGTTCTTTTGTTTGCTGAACATAAACTTTTAACAATCCAATCCCCTCTAAACGAGCACGCGCTTTATAGAGCCTAGGTAAATCAATCAGTAACTGATTAAATAGCTCTGCATGTCGCTGTTCATAACTATCATAGTCTGATGGGTCAATAGAGGATAGCAGTGTGTGATACAAGCCAAAAGCATCTATTCCAATTACCGGTTGATATAAAAAACTTAGCGCCTGTTCATGAGAACGTTCGATTGGCTTCACTATTTTAACAATAAAACTATCTTGTGGATGCAACTGTTTCCAAGCGTCGTTCCTCACAATACAGCCTCCTTATTTTTAATTTAAGACTTACCATCTTTATCGAGGATGTCTTGCATTTCTTTTAAGAAAACACTCATATCCTTAAACTGACGATAAACGCTTGCGAAACGGATATAAGCAATTTCGTCTAAGTCAACAAGATCTTCCATGACATATTCACCGATTAAGGTGGTTGAGACTTCATTTTCACCTAAGCTACGAACTTTATTTTCCACTTGGTCAACAATTTGTTCCATTTGCTCCATTGAGACAGGACGTTTTTCAGCTGAGCGAATTAAGCCTCTTAAAATTTTATCGCGATTAAATTCCTCACGTCCACCATTTTTTTTAATAACTAATAATGGGGCTGCTTCAATTCGTTCAAAGGTTGTAAATCTGAAGCCACAAGATTCACATTCACGGCGCCGACGAATAGCACGCCCCTCATCAGCTGGTCTACTATCGACCACACGCGACCCATTATATTGACATTTTGAACATTGCATTTTTTTCACCTCTATATTTTAGCTATCACCACTCGATAATAGTCGTATTCTAACTGTTATTATACCATGAAAACCAGTAATGGCATAGTATTGGCTTATTATACGAACAATTAAGAAAAACACCTGCCCATCATGGACAGGTGTTTTCATTTATTTTTATTGCTCCTTTAAAAAAGCAGCCACTTGCTGGTAAGTATTAGCACGTGACCCTCCATTATCGATGATAATATCGGCTCGCTTTTTTTTATCTTCAATGCTCATTTGACTTGCCATACGTTTTCTTGCTTCCACTTCAGTCAGTTGATCACGAGCCATTAGACGTTGGCACTGAATAACTTCTGGTACGTATACCACCATGACCCTATCCATTAACTCATCATAACCAGCTTCATAAAGTAAAGGAATATCACAAACAATCACAGCTTCTTTTTGTTGTTTAAACACGGCTAATTTTTTCATAAAGCTTGTCCTAATAAATCCTTTTAAGATAGTATCTAATTCTTGACGTTTCGTCTCATCTGAAAAGATGATAGTCCCAAGTTTTTGACGATCTAATTCCCTCTCTTTCGTCAATATACCTTCCCCAAAGTAAGTCACAATTGCTGCTAAACCAGGAGTCCCTGCTTGGACGACTTCTCTAGCAACTTGATCGGCATCGATTATCGCAAACCCTTGATCTCTTAAGTACTTTGTTACTGTACTCTTCCCAGTTGCAATACTACCTGTTACACCTAAAACAAAACTCATCCTAATTCTCTCCCATCTTTTTTAAGAGTTGACAGTTTGGACAAATATGAGTACCTCTTTGCGCAACTTTTAATTTAATAATTGGACTGCCACAAGTCACACATGGCATCCCAGTTTGACCATATACCTTTAATTCAGTTTGAAATTTACCAGCTTCTCCCAAAGCGTTTTTATATGTTCTAATAGTTGTTCCACCAGCTTCTACAGCACGACCTAAGACGCCAATGATAGCGTGATAAAGCTCTTCGCTTTCAGTCATAGTTAATGAATCCGCTGGTTGTTCTGGGTGTATTTGAGCAGCAAAGAGTGCCTCATCTACATAGATATTCCCTAAACCAGTAACCAACTTTTGCTCAAGCAATAAGGGTTTAATCGCTTTGTGTGATTTTTTCAACCCTTCTCTAAAGTCTGGCAACTTAAATTCAGTTGGGATGGGTTCTGGACCTAGTTTTAAAATTCCTTTATAATTTAAACTTTGATCTTTAGGTACTAAATTCATTCTACCAAACTTCCTAACATCTAAATAACGCAACTCTGTTTCATCTGTAAATTTAAAAATGACATGAGTATGCTTAGCTATATCATCATCTCTTTGATGACATTCATATTTTCCTTCCATCCGTAAGTGTGAAATTAAATCATAATGCGTCAATTTAATAATTAAGAATTTCCCACGACGCTGTAAACCTGTAATTTTTTCACCAATTAACGCTTGCTGAAAGCTTTCGACTTCAGGGCTCTCAATAATACGTGGCCAAAATACGGCAACTTCTAAGATTTCTTTTTCTAAAACTAATTGTTCTAAACCAATCCTAACAGCTTCTACTTCTGGTAATTCTGGCATGTATTTTCCTCTTTTCTTCTCTTAATAGTCAAAAAAGCCAAGAGATAACTCCTTGACTTTTCTTGCAACTGTCACTATTTAGCTTCGTACCAAGTATCGCCAACACTACTATCAACTTTTAGCGGCACACTCAATTCAACAGCTTGTTCCATCACTTCTTTGACCAGTTTTTCTAAGCGAGGTATCTCTGATTCGGGTGCTTCAAAAACCAACTCATCATGGACTTGTAATAACATAGTCGCTTCTAATTTTTCTGCTTTCAAACGTTTGGCCATTTGAATCATGGCAATTTTTAAAATATCAGCAGCACTTCCCTGAATT is a window of Vagococcus intermedius DNA encoding:
- the rpmF gene encoding 50S ribosomal protein L32: MAVPARRTSKAKKAKRRTHYKLSVPGMSTCANCGEMKRSHHVCPACGHYDGKDVKTTEA
- a CDS encoding response regulator transcription factor, translated to MSNILIIEDEKNLARFVELELKHEGYHVEVHYNGRTGLEAALGSDWDAILLDLMLPELNGLEVCRRIRQTKNTPIIMMTARDSVIDRVSGLDHGADDYIVKPFAIEELLARLRALLRRIDIEGDKNVMKQTTLSYRNLTIEKENRIVRRDNEVIELTKREYELLLALMENVNVVLARDVLLNKVWGYETEVETNVVDVYIRYLRNKIDVPGEESYIQTVRGTGYVMRS
- a CDS encoding inorganic phosphate transporter, which gives rise to MDQLFILTVVIVACSLVFDLINGFHDTANAIATSVSTKALKPKHAIMLAACMNFLGALLFQGVAKRITDDIVLSSTFDLPHVNMQVVLISALLSAIAWNLITWYFGIPSSSSHALIGSIAGATVAAAGFSAINKTGLLEIFGGLILSPVLAFFVGYIVYTIIKFIFKNHNLSRANRNFRLFQILTAALQSFTHGTNDAQKAMGIITMALIAGGYQSGSDVQTWVQIACATAMAIGTSIGGWKIIKTVGGKIMKIKPVTGVAADISSVMVIFSATLLHLPVSTTHVISSAIMGVGTSHRPKGVKWDTGKRMLFTWVITLPVSAIISTIIFSILNLIIK
- the yidC gene encoding membrane protein insertase YidC, with product MKIKMKKWLLASGLLGLLVTLSGCVQTYKEGPNVGKPTGDGWMYNLLVEPMSHLINYFVDIFSGNYGLAVIVFTLIVRAIILPLGLHQTKKAAYQSEKMQFLKPQMEIIQKKQKSAVTQAEQMAATQELQGLYKDNNMSMFGGIGCLPLLIQMPIFTALFFTIKYMPGIEGATFLGISLGQRSLILTILAALSYLLQSYLGMIGMPEEQKKQMKSMMIMSPLMIGFMSFSAPAGVTLYWVIGGIFSCVQTLIANLYQRPKIRKQVAEEFRKNPPKPVSAYTDNIKPAEKVTPTNAQKSKTLNTGSQKNKKNNGGRNAGRQQKRQK
- a CDS encoding DUF47 domain-containing protein, which codes for MFSRNKKDQFGELLQDMTVNLQEAAAYFSSFSPEKLEDITVFSETINNYESKGDKMVYQMIVALNDTFITPIEREDMLELTNRIDDVLDAMEKAALSFEICHLSKFNDVITKMATEISGATQEIASAVDCMFTKNLKVINTHSKKIKRHESKCDDLYREALLALFQEEEDPIRLIRYKTVYENLEEIANFCEDVSKTLNSIVMKNA
- a CDS encoding YceD family protein, producing the protein MKWSLLELKKYRDEPLVFSETADVSVSLTQRDPGIITAEPVRVTGTLTVNQTEYIVNFNIETVLTLASTRSLEPVPYPMSLDVMEIYMTPEQFASQKELIASDEIVMVLEKDLIDLTEAVEDHLLLALPLQVLTEEEKLNDATVKGQSWELMSEDAYYQKQEQQEETNIDPRLAKLSALLDNNKDSDDK
- a CDS encoding HAMP domain-containing sensor histidine kinase — protein: MKSFFKKCRNFFATNLVITVKWTLLTSMFIFLLFSIFAFVTYKTSTDLLVREEKTNLKNTSNEITQRLEQSDHSLSMKTTAFYLKGDKENLPGSPNNKTIEANLIQLNSFISELAQPELNVTVYNKSKKLIFETQSENWDYRGSEKSEMKESQIGKQTGFLATQPVYSNKTKELIGYTQLFYDLSSVQTIKTKLLSTMILLIAGGTLISLTLGFILSSYFLKPLKKMTQIINVIKTDPQSNVRLPELQSKDEFSDLTEVFNDMLDRMQKFIEQQQQFVEDVSHELRTPVAIIEGHLKLLNRWGKDDPEVLEESLEASLQEIIRMKSLVQEMLDLSRLEQVEFQHKNDISLAKEVTHQTFNNFEILYPDFTFILDDDLYKERKVKIYRHHFEQLLIIILDNAVKYSRERKEIHMSVSSTRSDLEIAIQDFGEGIDEEDITQIFNRFYRVDKARSRHKGGNGLGLSIAKELVESYGGHILAESALGVGTIFRIFLPMVEEEKVVEDKKENKKS
- the dnaI gene encoding primosomal protein DnaI — encoded protein: MENVGNELTKVLDKKNWSSRFDELVNNVMEDPDVAQFILEHREELTDEAITKSYAKLYEFVQEKKKFKLNDPTMIAPGYEPQLFMNFHFIDVTYVPTKELLAKKAAQELSNRVKTMNVPKDIKEASIDNYTVSSERKEALAEAFFFIRSYTENPKEFHQGLYLQGSFGVGKTYLLGAIANELADHEVQTTLLNFSSLATEMKAAIGSNSVVDKVDAIKKAEILMLDDIGAESLSPWIRDDVLGVILQYRMQEQLPTFFSSNLSMDQLEKEHLSTTTKGEEPLKAKRIMERIRYLSKEIKMVGKNRRLNN
- the gndA gene encoding NADP-dependent phosphogluconate dehydrogenase, whose protein sequence is MSKQQIGVVGMAVMGKNLALNIESRGYSVSIFNRTASRTEEVIAEHGDKKLVPTYTIEEFVTSLEKPRRIMLMVQAGDATDKTIQSLLPHLDKGDILIDGGNTFFQDTIRRNEELANSGINFIGTGVSGGEEGALKGPSIMPGGQKEAYDLVAPIFEKIAAVAEDGEPCVTYIGPNGAGHYVKMAHNGIEYGDMQLIAESYDILTKLLDLSVEECAEIFTEWNKGELDSYLIEITSDILTRKDDETGKPVVDVILDAAGNKGTGKWTSQSALDLGVPLPLITESVFARYISAMKDERVAASKIIPAPAVKAFEGDIKEFVEKVREALYFSKIMSYAQGFAQLRIASEEFGWDLEYGEIAKIFREGCIIRAKFLQKITDAYDRQADLKNLLLDDYFNDITQKYQQSVRDVVAVAIQAGVPVPTFSSAISYYDSYRSENLPANIIQAQRDYFGAHTYKRKDKEGTFHYDWYSEK